Below is a genomic region from Leptotrichia shahii.
TACAATATGTATCAGATGTTGCTTTAAGGTTATCTATTATCAGTACTTATAATCAAGATACAGTAAATAAATTGCAGCAATTATCACAAGGAGATCATGTAATAAAGGAACAGTGCCTTGACTTTATACTTGATACTAAATTTAGAAGATCATTAATTTGTAAAAATAGTCAATCTGGAAAACTCAATTTTAGTGAAAGTTTTCCTAACGAAATACTAGATTCATTTATATTATCATTGAGATATACAAAGGAAGAACTGGAAACATTAAATGAAGATAATGTTAAGGAAATTATGCTTCATTTGGCAGAAACTCCATATAAGAGCTTTGATATTATGGATGCTATGAAATATTGGGAGAATAATACTAAAGAAGAGGATAAAAGTGAAGAGAAAAAAAATGAAGTTCTTGCTAATTTGAGAAAATTTGTTTTAAATAGTATGATTAATGGTAAAATTAAATTTTACTGTTCTGAAAATGAAATAATTCCTTATGAAGAAAATCAAGTTTATATTTCTGAAAAATTTAGAAATTATATAAAAACATTAATTGTTGGAGAAGGATCTGGATTAGTAGGAATAGCAAATTCGAGAAATGAAATTATTAGTGATTTGAATGATGTTGATGTAATAGTTGCAGATATTTTATCAGAACCGAGAACAGAAAATGAAATAATTAAGGAATTATCAAAAACAACTATTTATAGAACGATGCCAAATGGTGAAAAACAAGAAGTGGAAGCTTCTGAATATTTACCAGAAAGCATAAGAAAATTTGAATTTTTAGGTTATTTTTCAAAAAGATAAATTAATGTAAAATAGTGATAGGCGGATAAATACTTATCACTTTTTTACATAATTATTTATGTTGTAATGAAACTGTAGTAATACTATTTCGTTTAGTATATCAGGAATTTTGAATTGTATATCATTTAGACGAATATAAATAAAAAGGGGGAGAAAATAAATTATGAAAGAATTGGAAAAATTTTTAGAATTGGATAATATAATTAGATTTTTAAAGACCAATATTTTTAAATTGTTTATAATTTATTTAATTGTAAAAATTGGAAAAATATTTAAGACAAGGATTGAAAAAATATTAAAAATTATACTTAATAAATCAAATGTTGATAAAAGTGTGGCTTCATTTTTGCTTTCAATTTATTCGATTTTATATTATTTTATCCTGCTTTATTCTTCTGTGGGAATTCTTGGAATCAATACTACTTCAATTACAACGTTTTTAGGAGCAACTGGTATTGTTTTAGGAATAGCCTTTAAGGAAACATTGGGAAACTTTTGTGGAGGACTCATAATTCTTACATTTAAGCCATTTAGTGTTGGAGATACAATTGAGTATAATAATTATATTGGAACTGTAAAGAAAATAGAATTATTTTATACAAAAATGTTAAATCCGCAAAATGAGCTTGTAATAATTCCAAATGGAATAGTTACCAATACAGAAATAAGAAATATTAGGCAAAATGGAGAACGTAGACTTGATTTGGAAATTGGAGTTTCGTATAATAGCAATATTGAAAAAGTAAAAAATGTTTTGGAAAGAATAGTTATAGATGAAACAATGAATGAAGTTGAGGAAACGCAAATAAAGAATAATTTACTTGTAAAACTTCAAAATACAATTTTAGAAAATCGTGAAAAAAATAGAATCAATTTATTTTCAACAATTTTTTCTAGGAAAAAAATGAAAGAAGCAGAAGATGAAGCAGGTAAAAGATCTGAAGAAGAAATTTATGGAAATACTAAAAATATAGAAAATGTATCAAATATTCCAAAAGTTGATAATGAAAAAATGATATTAGGTTCAAAGCCATCTGTTATAGGAGTTGGTAAGTTAGCAGATTCTGCGATAATATTTTATGTTTACGTTTATACACGTTCAGAAAATTATTTGAATTTGAAATTGAAGTTGAATGAAAGAATAAAAACTGAATTTGATAAGGTAGGCATTGAAATACCATATCCTCAAATGGATGTGCATATATCAAAATAATAAATAGGAAATTTTAAAAATAATAAGATAAAAATTCAATTTTATTTAAAATATTAAAATTTTATTACAAAAATACTGTAAAATTTAGAACTGTAAAAGCATTGTATTTGTTAGAAATTTTAGACTT
It encodes:
- a CDS encoding mechanosensitive ion channel family protein, producing the protein MKELEKFLELDNIIRFLKTNIFKLFIIYLIVKIGKIFKTRIEKILKIILNKSNVDKSVASFLLSIYSILYYFILLYSSVGILGINTTSITTFLGATGIVLGIAFKETLGNFCGGLIILTFKPFSVGDTIEYNNYIGTVKKIELFYTKMLNPQNELVIIPNGIVTNTEIRNIRQNGERRLDLEIGVSYNSNIEKVKNVLERIVIDETMNEVEETQIKNNLLVKLQNTILENREKNRINLFSTIFSRKKMKEAEDEAGKRSEEEIYGNTKNIENVSNIPKVDNEKMILGSKPSVIGVGKLADSAIIFYVYVYTRSENYLNLKLKLNERIKTEFDKVGIEIPYPQMDVHISK
- a CDS encoding class I SAM-dependent methyltransferase, translated to MENKNTYSELLYKSNPFNYTVPALLEANGKLYGLTPKDSRKARVLELGSSFGGNIITQALYNPEAEYVGIDLTAEQVRKGNEIIEKIGLTNIKLIEKNILDVNEDFGKFDYIIVHGVFSWVPENVKDKIIKICNENLNEEGIAYISYNTYPGWKEPDKIREMMIYANKYFPEISLGDKNQRGKAFISIVAEQMKLYEDIVEKKGDFIKQIEELLEMQDYYVAHEYLESFNHPLYLNEFVDLIKKENLQYVSDVALRLSIISTYNQDTVNKLQQLSQGDHVIKEQCLDFILDTKFRRSLICKNSQSGKLNFSESFPNEILDSFILSLRYTKEELETLNEDNVKEIMLHLAETPYKSFDIMDAMKYWENNTKEEDKSEEKKNEVLANLRKFVLNSMINGKIKFYCSENEIIPYEENQVYISEKFRNYIKTLIVGEGSGLVGIANSRNEIISDLNDVDVIVADILSEPRTENEIIKELSKTTIYRTMPNGEKQEVEASEYLPESIRKFEFLGYFSKR